GGCCATCCGGGCCATCCCCAACGGGACGTACCGCTTCGAGGACTACCTGGATGACGACGGCATTTCGGCGAAACCCATCAAGATCGCTGTGGCCGTGGAGGTCCGGAACGATGAGGTCCGCATCGAGTTTACTGGCACCGACCCCCAGGTCCGTGGCAGCGTGAACGCCGTCGAGCCCATTGTGCTCTCCGCCGTATTCTACGTCGTTCGCTGCCTGGTCGATCTGGACCTTCCTAGCAATGCGGGCTGCATGAGGCCGATCACCGTCGTGGCTCCCGAGGGCACCGTCATCAACGCCCGCTTTCCGGCGGCCGTGGCCGGGGGCAACGTTGAGACCTCCCAGCGGATCGTGGATGTGCTCCTCGGAGCGTTCGCCAAGGCCATGCCCGATGCCATTCCGGCAGCTTCATCCGGGACGATGAACAATCTCACGCTGGGGGGCTACGACCCCATCCGCGGCCGGCCCTTCGCCTACTACGAGACCATCGCCGGCGGTATGGGAGGAGGCTCGAAAGGGCCGGGACTCAACGCCGTCCACACCCACATGACCAACACCCTGAACACCCCGATCGAGGCCATCGAATACGCCTATCCCCTCCGGGTGGTGTCATATAGGCTGCGGGACGGAAGCGGGGGTGACGGGCGACACCGGGGCGGAGACGGGGTGGTTCGCGAGTTGGCGTTGCTCTGCGATGCCTCGCTTACGCTGCTCAGCGATCGGCGCCGCCGGGGGCCTTATGGACTTCGGGGAGGCCAGCCCGGGATGCCGGGCCTCAACCTGCTTCGCACGGGGAGCAAAGTCGAGGTCTTGGCCGGGAAGGTCAACCGGCCTGTGTCGAAAGGCCAGATCGTCTCCATCCACACCCCGGGCGGAGGAGGCTTCGGCCGACGTCGCCGTAGGTGAGGCCGCCTTGTACCCCCAGCAAAGTCATGCTATGGTAAGTTAAACCCTTCTCATGGACGATATGGCCTATGGCGCGACCCACCGTCTTGCTGCTCAACCCGCCTGGCAATCAGCGCATCATGCGGGATTATTTCTGCTCCAAGGTCTCGAAGGGCTCCTATTATTATCATCCAGTGGACCTTCTGTTTTTGAGCGGATGGCTTGGGGAGCATTACCACGTCCGCGTCCTTGACTCCGTCGTCCAACGTTTGAGTCCGCGCGCTACCCTCGCCTACGTCAAGACTCTTCGTCCGGCCGCGGTTGTAGCCCTCACCGCCGCCCCCTCCTTTGTCGAGGACCAGGCCCTCTTTCGGGCCATCAAGGCCAACGGTGCCCCGCGCTTATTCGTTACCGGGGACATCGTCCTCGACCACGGGACCCACCTCCTGCAGACCCACCGGGAAATCGATGGCCTCCTTCTCGATTTCTCCACTCCCGACATCCTCGACCTCTTGGAAGGCCGGCCGAGCCAGAACGCCATCTACCGGGACGGGAACGGAGAGGTCGTATCGACCCCCGTGACCAGGGGTCGTGGCGTATTCGCCATCCCCCGGCCTCGGCACGAGCTCTTCCCCCTAGAGGCGTATCGCTTCATCCTCGCCCGGCGCCGCCACTTTGCAACCGTACTCAGCGACTTCGGCTGCCCATTTCCCTGTCAATACTGCATAAGCGGTCACCTGGGCTTCAAACTCCGAGAGCTCGACGGGGTCTTAGAGGAGATCGATCACCTACACCGCCTGGGCTTGAGAGAGATTTTCTTTCGAGATCAAACGTTCGGAGTCCACAAGAGCCGAACGCTGGAGCTCTGCGCGCGTCTAGCGTCAATTGTCCCTCGGTTCGGGTGGGTGTGCTTTTCACGGACCGACGTTCTCGACGAAGAGCTGCTAGATGCCATGCAGGAGGCCGGCTGCCATACGATCATCTTCGGCCTGGAGACGGTCAACCATGATCTGCTGGCCGGCTATGGCAAGGCCATCCCCAGGGAGACCACCGAGGCGACCCTTCGGGCGTGCGCCCGTCGGGGGGTTCGCACGCTAGGGACCTTCATCCTGGGACTGCCGGGGGAGGATGAGGGGGCCGTGCGCCAAACCATCCGGTGGGCTACCGAGCTTCCCTTGGATTTCGCCACCTTCAACATAGCTACCCCGCGCATGGGCACCTCCTTTCGTCGGCTCGCCCTCGCGCAGGGCTGGGCCGACCCCAATCGGCTCGACCTCGACAGCTCCCTCGGTGAGCCGGCCATCACTACAGAGCGCTTGGACCCCGAGCGATTGGCGGCGCTTCGCATCGAAGCCGTCCGGGCCTTCTACGGCCGGCCCACCTATGTGGCCCGCCGCATAGCCGGGGCCCGTAGCTGGCACGATCTTTATTCGCTCTGGTCGGAGGGTGCAGGCATGGTCCGGGGCCTTTTGAACCGCTAAGGGAGAAGGTATATGCGAGTGGCTATCTTTCGGGAGCTTCCCTACGATTTCCCTGGTGGGGTCTCAAACGTCCTGACCGTTTTGTTGGACTATCTCGAAAGGCAGGGCCATGAGGCCCGGGTATTTATCGCCGACAATGGGACTGCCGGAGCTGCGCAAGCGCCGTTCGTGGGTTTTCCTACGGTGACGACCAGGACATGGGCGCGCTCCCGGTTCTGCCTGCCGGTGCCCCAGGCGGCCCGGATGAGACGTGAGCTTGAAGCCTTTCGGCCCGATGTGATGCACTTCCTGCATCCACTCGTTTTGGGTCCACTGGGCAGTTATTGCGCCCGCCGGCTCAAGGTCGCCCGGGTCGCCTCCTTCCATACCCTCTACCACGACTACGTTGCCTACCATGGGGTGGGCTTTCTCCGCAGGGCCCTCCGCTGGTGGGTCCAGAGGGCGTTCGGGGAGTGTGAGATGACATTGGCCCCTTCAACGTCGGTGGCAGACATGCTGCGTGAGTGGGGATTAAAACGGGTTGTGGTTTGGCCCCGAGGGGTGTCCGGTGAGCGGTTTCATCCCCGAAAACGAAGCGAAGACTTCCGCTTAGCCGTTCGCGGTGGCCAAGGCGATGCTCTTCCATTGGTCCTCTACGTAGGTCGCCTGGGGAAGGAAAAGAACCTGGAGACTCTCGTAGCCATTGCCCGTCTCTTGGACGGAGTCCACTGGGTCATTGTTGGAGACGGCCCTGAGAGGGGAGCCCTGTCCGAGGCGCTACGTGGCGTCCGTCACACCTTCACCGGCTATCTAACCGGCGAGGACCTTGCAACGGCCTACGCCTCCTCGGACCTCTTCTTCATGCCTTCCCCCACCGAAGGGTGTCCCAACACGGTCATGGAGGCATTCGCCAGCGGCCTTCCGGTGGTGGGGGTCGCGGCCTATGGGACTGGAGACCTCATTGCCGAGAGCGGCGCTGGGCTCACCTATCCCCCGGACGATATCGCCGAGGCCTTACACAAGGTTAAGGCGCTCCTCGATGATCCCTCCTTGACCGCAACCCTTGCTGCGCGGGGCCGGGCCTTCGCCGAGAGTCGCTCCTGGGACACTATGATGGCTCAGCTACTGAAACATTACGACAAGGCTCAGGTCCTCAACGAGTTAGCCGCCTACGCGCCTTGACAGGTTGAGGGCGCCGTCCTACACTTCATGAAGACGCCCCCTCGTACGTAGAAACTATTGGCGGGTCTGTAGGGAGATAGGGCTGTGGGCTGGTGGACAACCATTAAGCGCGACATTGATGTGGTATTCGAACGGGATCCGGCTGCCCGGTCTGCCATCGAGGTCATCTTCTGCTACCCGGGCTTTCACGCAATCCTCCTTCACCGACTCTCTAACGGGCTTTGGGGCCGCCGGCTCTATTTTGTCGCCCGCCTGGTCTCTCACATCAATCGGTTCCTTACTGGTATTGAGATTCACCCCGGGGCCCAGATAGGCCCGGGCTTCTTCATCGACCATGGGATGGGCGTCGTGATCGGCGAGACGGCCGAGATCGGCGAGAACTGCACCATCTACCACGGGGTGACCCTCGGAGGCACGAGCCTCAAGAAGGAAAAGCGCCACCCGACCCTGTGCAACAACGTGGTCGTGGGGGCCGGGGCGAAGATTCTCGGGCCCTTCACGGTGGGCGACAACGCGATCGTGGGGGCGGGGAGCCTGGTCATCCGCTCCGTACCCCCCTATAGCACCGTGGTGGGGGTGCCCGCCAAGGTGGTGTTCCAGAAAGGCCGGAAGCGGGACACAAAGAAGGTCGACCTCGACCACCATCTCCTCCCCGACCCCTCCGGGTTAGCCATCGAAGAGCTCCTTAAGCGGGTCGAAGCCCTGGAGGCAGAGATCGAGAAGCTCAAGGCCGAGGAGACGGAGGCACCGACGCCCGCGGGCCACCCCTCGGCAAGCCAGGGATAGGGCGGCTTACCAAGACCCAACAATGCGTACAGTATACCTTGATCATAACGCCACGACGCCGGTGGACCCGGCTGTCCGGGATGCCATGCTGCCGTACCTGGAGGAGGGCTTTGGGAACCCCTCGAGCCTTCACTCCTTTGGCCGGACGGCCCGGGTGGCCCTTGACGAGGCCAGAGACTCGGTGGCCGCCTTGGTCGGGGGGGACCCGCTGTCAGTCATCTTTGTAAGCAGCGGCACCGAGGCCAACAACCTTGCCATTAGGGGGACCGCCGCGGCCCACCGCGACCGCGCTCGCCATTTGGTGGTGAGCGCCGTAGAGCACAATTCAGTCATGGAGACCTGTAGGGCTATGGAGGCCGACGGTTTCCGCACGACCATCGTCCCCGTGGATGAAACGGGCCGGGTGGAGCCAGAGGCCGTTGCTGAGGCAATCTCCGACGAGACGCTCCTGGTCGCTCTTATGCATGCCAACAACGAGATGGGGACCATCCAGCCCGTCGAGAAGGTCGCCGAGCTGGCCCGCGAGCGGGGTGTCCCTGTGCTTGTCGACGCGGTCCAAACCGTGGGCAAGATACCCTTGGATGTTCTTGCCATGGGGTGTGACATGGTGAGCCTCTCCTCGCACAAGCTTTACGGGCCTAAGGGCGCGGGGGCTCTATACGTCCGTAAGGGATTGGAGCTCAAAGCCCTCATCACCGGGGGCGCCCACGAGCTTAGCCGCCGGGCGGGCACCGAGAACGTCCCTTGCATCGTCGGGTTCGGGGCGGCCTGCCGTTTGGCGACCGAGCGGCGGGAAGCTGACGAGAAGCGGACGCTGCGCTTACGGGACCGTCTCTGGAAGGGCGTCGCCGAGCGCATTCCAGGAGTGTTTCTCAACGGTGACCCCGTCAGCCGCCTGCCCAATACCCTCAACGTAAGCTTCGAAGCCGTGGAAGGCGAGTCGGTCGTGATCAACCTCGATCTTAAGGGGATAGCTGTCTCGACCGGGAGCGCCTGCTCCTCTGGTAAGGTGACTCTCTCCCCAGTGCTGTTAGCCATGGGTCTTGATGAGGCGCGGACACGGGGCAGCGTCAGGTTCAGCCTGGGGCGGGGGACCACGGAGGACGACATCGACCACGTTCTCGATGTTCTTCCCCCCGTCATTGAGCGGCTGCGGAACCTGGGCTGAGCGATAGAGAGATAGCCCAAAGACGGACCCTTCATTTTTCCCAAGGCTTAGTAACGGTTCATGGAGGATGAGGCATGGCGGCGCCTATCCTTGTCGTTAAGGACTTAGTGAAAGAGTTCAACGGGTTTCGGGCGGTTGATGGCGTCTCGTTGGAACTCTACCCCGGAGAGGTTTTCGCTTTCCTGGGGCCTAACGGGGCGGGTAAGACCACGACCATCGCGATGATGACCACACTGCTAAAGCCCACAAGTGGCGCCATCACTTTGGGCGATGTTGATGTGGTCAGAAGTTCCACGGCGGCGAAGTCTATTTTCGGGGTCGTTTTCCAAGAGGCTGCTGTGGACAAAGACCTCACAGCCTTCGAGAACTTGTGGCTTTACGGCGTCCTATATGGGCTGTCCCGGGCCGAGAGATCTGCTCGAATCGAAGAGATGCTTGAGCTCGTCGAGCTTACCGACCGGCGCGACGACTTCGTAAGAACCTTCTCCGGTGGAATGCGGCGGAGGCTTGAGTTCGCCCGCGGCCTCATGACCCGTCCCCGTGTCCTTTTCCTCGATGAGCCGACCTTGGGCCTCGACGTACAAAGCCGTGAGCGCATCTGGTCCTACATAGAGAGAATTCGCAGCGATTACGGGATCGCCATCTTTCTAACCACCCACTACCTGGAGGAGGCCGAGCGGGCCGACCGGGTAGCAATCATCGATCACGGTCGACTGATCGCCCTCGATTCCCCGGAAGGCCTTAAGGCCGCTTATGGTGCGGCAAGTTTAGACGAGGCCTTCTTGAGCCTAACCGGCCACGGAATTCGTGACGACCAGCTCGACGCTGCAAGCCACCAGAGGGTCTTACGCCATAGGAGAAAGCAGTGACGAACGGCCTCTCCCTCGAGCTGGCCGCCGTCGGGGCCATCTGGTGGCGGGACGTCATTCAGTTTCTTCGCAACAAAGGTCGCTCGGCCTCTCATCTAGCCATGCCCATAATGTGGCTGCTCTTGTTCGGGGTGGGCATGAATCGCGCCTTCCAGCCCGGCGCCCTAGGCGGTGGTGTTAGCTACATCCAGTTCGTGTATCCCGGCATAGTGGGGATGACGATCCTCTTCAGCGGCCTATTCTCAGCATTCGGGATCGTGGCCGATCAGGAGTTCGGCTACCTTAAAGCCTTCCTCGTGGCCCCCATTCGTCCTTCCAGCATGGTCCTGGGACGGATACTCTCGGGGGTGACCCTTACGGTCGTCCAAGCCCTCGTGATGGTGGTGATGGCCCCTCTCGTGGGCATTTCCCTTACAATACCAATGTTGTTGCAGATGGTCCCGATCATCGTGCTCTTTGCCTTTACCACGACGGCGGCCAGCGTGGCATTGGCCGGGCTGATCAGATCTCACGTCGGGTTTATCGTCGCCAATCAGTTCATTACTCTGCCGCTCTTCTTCACGTGTGGAGCGGTCTTCCCGATGGTTAACCTCCCTGTCTGGATGGACTTCCTCGTCAAGATCAACCCCGCCACCTACGCCGTGGACGCTCTTCGCTTGGTGGCCCTGACGGGCCAGGGCGTGGGCTTGCCCGCCGTGGCTCGGTTGGGCCCGTTCCTCTTCGGCCGGCCCGTGGGACTAGCCGCCGACCTTGCCATCACTGTGGGTTTCACCACCCTCTTTTTCGCATTGGCGGTGCGTTCCTTCTCAAGGCCCCTGTCGTGATTTAACGAGCCCTGAGTTGTATCAAATCAAGGTTGCGTTGTCTTGGCCGTTAGGTACGGCTCAGCGGATAGACTCGAAAATTATGCGCTGTCGGCCTTTCTTTTCGGCTGCCTGAGAAGGAGTAACGGGCTCTATCGGCTGAGGTTTCCTGGAAGCCACCGGGGCGGTGGCCGGTCTAGAGGCAGGGGAGAGGGGGCTACTCACGCCAGGAAACGAGGCCAGGACTCTAGCCATGCCGATGCGGGCCAAGGTATCGTGGGTCTGCCACACACCCCCTCCCTTGAGGAAACGGTCCATCAGCATGATGTTCTCAAATAGCGGCACTTGGGTTTCGTCGAAAGAGGCCTGCCAGAGGACCGCTCCGTCTATAGTGGAAAGGAGATAGACGTCGTAAGCAACGCTGGCCGAATCGCGAACCGTGAGAGAATTGCCCTGGCGGTTACGATAGCGGCCTATGACGCCCACCACGAGGCCGTCTGCGAGCCGGTCCCCAACCCACAAACGATCCGGAACCTCGGCCTTCTCGGCTTCCGTCAAGCGAATTTCCCGTGGAATGATGAAGGCGTCCAGTCCTGAGCCAGAGGCGACTTGACCCTCTGAAGGGGCCATCCGGCCCTCGGCGGCGATGGCCTCACGCAGGGCTGGCTCCAACTGCTCCAGGATGCCTTCGATCGCCTTCGGGCTCACCTCGGGGGGAGGCAGCCGTCCACCGACCCGGTGGCCCAATGGTATCTCCAGGTTGAGCTTCGAATAGTCGGCCGGCATGGGTGGCAAGACACTCTTGGTGGTCCGGTTCTTAAGCTCCTCATAGAAGAACTCGGAGATGGTCTCGCCGGCGTCCGGTGAAGGGGTTCTGTTATCGAAGTGGAGGACGACGATGCGACGTAGGGGATAATCGGCCAGCTTGGGATGGGTGAACGAGACAACGTTGCTCGGTGGCGCGAATCCTGAAACCTTAATAGGGGGGGCGCACCCTACGGCCAGTGCCGCGACCGCCGTCAGTGCGCTGAGGCCTACCAAGAGGCACCAGCGGCGCGACCCAGAAGGCATGGCGCGATGTCACTCGTTAGTGGAGTTTAGTTTGAGGATGAGGTCGTGACGGCCGTCGCCCCGATGGAGCCGGAGGTCCACCTCGGTTTGACCGCTCGCTGCCTCAATTGCCTCCTGAAATGCTTGGATGGAATCTGTTGAGTGGTCCCCGATGGCTGTAATGATGTCGCCTCGTCGAATTCCTGCGGAGGCCGCCTCGCTATTGCTCTGGACGTGGGAGACTAGAACGCCAACTTTCTCACCCAAGCTGAAGTGCTCTGCAATGGCAGGGGTGAGCGCCTGAACGGTTATGCCTAAGGCGTTCTGGGCCAGGTTGGGCTCTTGGCCTTCGTGCGTCTCGATGGTCTTGGCATCCTTGAGGACCTGCTCGGTGGCGTAGATGGGGGCATTAACCCGTAGGGCCACGGCTATGGCGTCGCTCGGCCTGCTATCCACCGTGATCTCCCGGCCGTCTACCTCCAGACGGATGACGGCGTAGAAAATATTCTTCTCCAGCTTCGTAATGATGATCCTCTCTACCTTCGCATCCACCCCCTTGAGGATGTTCTTGATCAGATCGTGGGTCAGGGGACGGACCGTGGGGACCTCGTCCATTTGCATGGTGATGGCGTTGGCTTCAAAGGGGCCGATCCAAATAGGCAGCAGGCGAGCGGTCTCCTCGGTGGTCTCGAGCACAGCGATGGGCTTCGAATTTCTGGGGTCAACTGTAATGCCCTTGATCTTCACGGGTACCAACGTGCCATACGGGCTTGTATCGGCAGCCCATCCGGCTGCGGCCAATACCGCAATGGTGAAGGTAACAACTAGGATTCTGGCGAACGACATACGACCTCCACGTCAGACCAATAAGGGCTGTTATTATAACACGGCTGAGCCTCAGCCGTCCATGAAAAGGGCGTCCGGGTGAAGGGTCACTTAACCGCTTTCCTTTGAACGCCGCCGGACAGCTTCCACGCGCTTTTCCATCTTGCTCATAAGGGAAGCCTTCTCTGAGGCAATACGAGCCTCGATATCGGCCACAGGCACACTCCCCTCCTCGTCGGTTTGAGACTCCTTGATGGCCGACTGCATCATGATATTCAGCTCGGCTACCTTAGCGTCGAATTCCCTCCGTATCTCGCCGATTTCGTGCTTTTGTTCGTCGGTCAGGGTAGTATCGGCCGGCTCCAGGCCCTTTTCCTTGAGACGTTCCATGGCTCTCTCATAGGCGCTCTTTAACCCATCGCCCATGATGGCTCTCCTCCCCTGGGGGCTGGCTTTGCCGTGTGTCCCTAATGATA
The nucleotide sequence above comes from Nitrospinota bacterium. Encoded proteins:
- a CDS encoding hydantoinase B/oxoprolinase family protein; protein product: MKIDPIALEVFKNLFSSVAEEMGVALGRTGYSPNIKERRDYSCAVFDAQGKLVAQAAHIPVHLGAMPLSVEATLPLAPFAPGDVIILNDPYLGGTHLPDITLVSPVFGRAKDRRPLFYVANRAHHADVGGMTPGSLPLATEIFQEGFRIPPVTIVRGGVLESDLVRLLLANVRTPEEREGDLAAQIAANRLGEMRLKELVATRGRRTVVAAMRALQDYAERMTRRAIRAIPNGTYRFEDYLDDDGISAKPIKIAVAVEVRNDEVRIEFTGTDPQVRGSVNAVEPIVLSAVFYVVRCLVDLDLPSNAGCMRPITVVAPEGTVINARFPAAVAGGNVETSQRIVDVLLGAFAKAMPDAIPAASSGTMNNLTLGGYDPIRGRPFAYYETIAGGMGGGSKGPGLNAVHTHMTNTLNTPIEAIEYAYPLRVVSYRLRDGSGGDGRHRGGDGVVRELALLCDASLTLLSDRRRRGPYGLRGGQPGMPGLNLLRTGSKVEVLAGKVNRPVSKGQIVSIHTPGGGGFGRRRRR
- the cysE gene encoding serine O-acetyltransferase, giving the protein MGWWTTIKRDIDVVFERDPAARSAIEVIFCYPGFHAILLHRLSNGLWGRRLYFVARLVSHINRFLTGIEIHPGAQIGPGFFIDHGMGVVIGETAEIGENCTIYHGVTLGGTSLKKEKRHPTLCNNVVVGAGAKILGPFTVGDNAIVGAGSLVIRSVPPYSTVVGVPAKVVFQKGRKRDTKKVDLDHHLLPDPSGLAIEELLKRVEALEAEIEKLKAEETEAPTPAGHPSASQG
- a CDS encoding cysteine desulfurase translates to MRTVYLDHNATTPVDPAVRDAMLPYLEEGFGNPSSLHSFGRTARVALDEARDSVAALVGGDPLSVIFVSSGTEANNLAIRGTAAAHRDRARHLVVSAVEHNSVMETCRAMEADGFRTTIVPVDETGRVEPEAVAEAISDETLLVALMHANNEMGTIQPVEKVAELARERGVPVLVDAVQTVGKIPLDVLAMGCDMVSLSSHKLYGPKGAGALYVRKGLELKALITGGAHELSRRAGTENVPCIVGFGAACRLATERREADEKRTLRLRDRLWKGVAERIPGVFLNGDPVSRLPNTLNVSFEAVEGESVVINLDLKGIAVSTGSACSSGKVTLSPVLLAMGLDEARTRGSVRFSLGRGTTEDDIDHVLDVLPPVIERLRNLG
- a CDS encoding radical SAM protein; amino-acid sequence: MARPTVLLLNPPGNQRIMRDYFCSKVSKGSYYYHPVDLLFLSGWLGEHYHVRVLDSVVQRLSPRATLAYVKTLRPAAVVALTAAPSFVEDQALFRAIKANGAPRLFVTGDIVLDHGTHLLQTHREIDGLLLDFSTPDILDLLEGRPSQNAIYRDGNGEVVSTPVTRGRGVFAIPRPRHELFPLEAYRFILARRRHFATVLSDFGCPFPCQYCISGHLGFKLRELDGVLEEIDHLHRLGLREIFFRDQTFGVHKSRTLELCARLASIVPRFGWVCFSRTDVLDEELLDAMQEAGCHTIIFGLETVNHDLLAGYGKAIPRETTEATLRACARRGVRTLGTFILGLPGEDEGAVRQTIRWATELPLDFATFNIATPRMGTSFRRLALAQGWADPNRLDLDSSLGEPAITTERLDPERLAALRIEAVRAFYGRPTYVARRIAGARSWHDLYSLWSEGAGMVRGLLNR
- a CDS encoding ATP-binding cassette domain-containing protein — protein: MAAPILVVKDLVKEFNGFRAVDGVSLELYPGEVFAFLGPNGAGKTTTIAMMTTLLKPTSGAITLGDVDVVRSSTAAKSIFGVVFQEAAVDKDLTAFENLWLYGVLYGLSRAERSARIEEMLELVELTDRRDDFVRTFSGGMRRRLEFARGLMTRPRVLFLDEPTLGLDVQSRERIWSYIERIRSDYGIAIFLTTHYLEEAERADRVAIIDHGRLIALDSPEGLKAAYGAASLDEAFLSLTGHGIRDDQLDAASHQRVLRHRRKQ
- a CDS encoding glycosyltransferase family 1 protein, giving the protein MRVAIFRELPYDFPGGVSNVLTVLLDYLERQGHEARVFIADNGTAGAAQAPFVGFPTVTTRTWARSRFCLPVPQAARMRRELEAFRPDVMHFLHPLVLGPLGSYCARRLKVARVASFHTLYHDYVAYHGVGFLRRALRWWVQRAFGECEMTLAPSTSVADMLREWGLKRVVVWPRGVSGERFHPRKRSEDFRLAVRGGQGDALPLVLYVGRLGKEKNLETLVAIARLLDGVHWVIVGDGPERGALSEALRGVRHTFTGYLTGEDLATAYASSDLFFMPSPTEGCPNTVMEAFASGLPVVGVAAYGTGDLIAESGAGLTYPPDDIAEALHKVKALLDDPSLTATLAARGRAFAESRSWDTMMAQLLKHYDKAQVLNELAAYAP
- a CDS encoding bifunctional nuclease family protein; this translates as MSFARILVVTFTIAVLAAAGWAADTSPYGTLVPVKIKGITVDPRNSKPIAVLETTEETARLLPIWIGPFEANAITMQMDEVPTVRPLTHDLIKNILKGVDAKVERIIITKLEKNIFYAVIRLEVDGREITVDSRPSDAIAVALRVNAPIYATEQVLKDAKTIETHEGQEPNLAQNALGITVQALTPAIAEHFSLGEKVGVLVSHVQSNSEAASAGIRRGDIITAIGDHSTDSIQAFQEAIEAASGQTEVDLRLHRGDGRHDLILKLNSTNE
- a CDS encoding ABC transporter permease, whose protein sequence is MTNGLSLELAAVGAIWWRDVIQFLRNKGRSASHLAMPIMWLLLFGVGMNRAFQPGALGGGVSYIQFVYPGIVGMTILFSGLFSAFGIVADQEFGYLKAFLVAPIRPSSMVLGRILSGVTLTVVQALVMVVMAPLVGISLTIPMLLQMVPIIVLFAFTTTAASVALAGLIRSHVGFIVANQFITLPLFFTCGAVFPMVNLPVWMDFLVKINPATYAVDALRLVALTGQGVGLPAVARLGPFLFGRPVGLAADLAITVGFTTLFFALAVRSFSRPLS